Proteins encoded by one window of Bacillus sp. DTU_2020_1000418_1_SI_GHA_SEK_038:
- a CDS encoding TRAP transporter large permease — MLSLVAILVLIVILLLGVEIPYAFFASILVIVVFGGYDYTFLLPYGFSKVSSLILVAIPLFILAGQLMEKSGIGESLINFVTMFIGRIKGGLGAVMVISCALFGSISGSGFATLSSIGTIMLPRMQAAGYPRGVSAALISSASLLGLLIPPSLNMILFAFIGGQSVLATFLSTIGPGILLIILLILTNWWMLRDCKTLVLPEKMEKPVFVNTLVNRTGKAVPALIAPFIILGGIYGGFLTPTEAAAVSVLYTIPIGILFYKGLDWKTFKSALVAAGTTAGVIMIMLLSVMMLSRLYIMENVPNMILDLMMAATDNRLVLIFMLNLFLIIIGMLMDDTSAILLTTPILLPVAIALEIHPVHFAAIMGVNLGLGCVTPPTAPFLYLGSRIGNAPINEMMKPTMWLILFAWLPTLFITTVFPDIALFLPRLFGLL; from the coding sequence ATGCTTTCTTTAGTAGCCATTCTTGTTTTAATAGTCATTCTATTACTTGGAGTTGAAATACCGTATGCATTTTTTGCCTCCATCCTAGTAATTGTTGTTTTTGGAGGATATGATTATACCTTCCTATTACCATATGGCTTCAGTAAGGTTAGTTCCCTAATTCTAGTGGCAATTCCACTTTTTATACTTGCAGGTCAGCTTATGGAAAAGAGCGGAATTGGAGAAAGTTTAATTAATTTTGTCACTATGTTTATAGGGCGTATAAAGGGAGGACTTGGAGCAGTAATGGTGATATCATGTGCCCTCTTTGGTTCCATCTCCGGCAGTGGTTTCGCTACCCTTTCAAGTATTGGAACTATTATGCTTCCAAGAATGCAAGCTGCGGGATATCCACGAGGAGTTTCCGCTGCACTTATTTCAAGCGCATCCTTGCTGGGACTTCTTATCCCACCGAGTCTGAACATGATTTTATTTGCATTTATTGGTGGCCAATCTGTATTGGCTACATTCCTTTCTACTATAGGTCCTGGAATCTTACTCATTATATTACTTATTCTAACTAACTGGTGGATGCTAAGAGACTGCAAAACATTGGTATTACCAGAAAAAATGGAAAAACCTGTTTTCGTTAATACCTTAGTAAACAGAACAGGAAAAGCTGTTCCTGCTTTAATTGCACCTTTTATCATTTTAGGTGGCATATACGGCGGTTTCCTTACTCCGACAGAAGCTGCCGCAGTTTCGGTATTATATACAATTCCCATTGGAATCCTTTTCTATAAGGGGCTTGACTGGAAAACATTCAAATCCGCATTAGTAGCTGCCGGAACAACAGCTGGTGTAATTATGATCATGCTATTATCTGTTATGATGCTTTCAAGATTATATATAATGGAAAATGTACCGAATATGATTCTTGATTTAATGATGGCAGCAACAGATAATAGGCTCGTTTTAATTTTCATGCTTAACTTATTCTTGATTATTATAGGAATGCTTATGGACGATACAAGTGCCATCCTTCTTACAACACCGATATTACTACCAGTAGCAATTGCACTTGAAATTCATCCAGTACACTTTGCAGCTATAATGGGTGTTAATCTTGGACTAGGTTGTGTTACTCCTCCAACCGCTCCATTTTTATACCTTGGATCCAGAATAGGCAATGCACCAATCAACGAAATGATGAAACCAACAATGTGGTTGATTCTTTTCGCTTGGCTTCCAACATTGTTCATAACTACTGTTTTTCCAGATATTGCTTTGTTCCTACCTAGACTATTTGGCCTTTTATAA
- a CDS encoding TRAP transporter small permease translates to MHSLENRLEKSFVWSALVKFLRFGLIVSNILVTLITFAAVVARALDFNLLGYEEILIICAFWLYMFGSAYGSYEKSHIKADIIVIMMKESFLKDLISLIRDTLSVCLGIVFFLWAIQLFQWNLDNGQLTTVWRIPVIVGQSSLLFGLGVGTFFHIVYLYDGIKRFYLKWIKKIQFNDKND, encoded by the coding sequence ATGCATTCCCTTGAAAACAGGTTAGAAAAATCATTCGTTTGGTCAGCTTTAGTCAAGTTTTTAAGGTTTGGTTTAATTGTCAGCAATATACTTGTAACATTAATTACTTTTGCTGCTGTTGTAGCTCGTGCCCTTGACTTTAATTTACTAGGCTACGAAGAAATACTAATTATTTGTGCCTTCTGGCTTTATATGTTTGGAAGCGCTTACGGGTCTTATGAAAAAAGCCATATTAAAGCGGATATCATCGTTATTATGATGAAAGAGAGTTTTTTAAAAGATTTGATTTCACTAATACGTGATACTTTGAGTGTTTGTCTAGGTATAGTATTTTTTCTTTGGGCCATACAATTATTCCAATGGAATCTCGATAATGGACAGCTAACTACAGTTTGGCGTATTCCGGTAATAGTTGGTCAATCTTCACTTTTGTTCGGTTTAGGTGTAGGCACCTTTTTCCATATAGTTTATTTGTATGATGGAATAAAAAGATTCTATTTAAAATGGATAAAGAAGATTCAATTCAATGATAAAAATGATTAA
- the dctP gene encoding TRAP transporter substrate-binding protein DctP translates to MRTKKFTLVIFTLALVLIALTACGSGGGKQTGGSGDVSTKPIVLRLASDAPLEHIATGLNNELAEIVKERTEGRVEIKYFPASQLGGYETVYEEIIRGTIDAAQITIPDALDARLGAAYVPYYAKSFDEAKILYAPDSYLAKEMGKLTDENDVRFLGFVLEGFIGQAFVTEPTDMFTPGVNKGVKTRSPGMVTFRIPQEDLGFIPITVPYAEVPTAIQTKVVDGWVGGTPNINYAWVGEVINYMYVNYLHAEATSYVMSEKTLEKLSPEDAEIVVAAFNEQSEKSFTLAQENEENYKKKLADDYGVEVIEFTDEQIDTYADFVRETTWPKLEEQLTKELMDGMRAEVEKLK, encoded by the coding sequence ATGAGAACCAAGAAATTTACTCTGGTTATTTTTACACTAGCGTTGGTACTTATAGCGCTTACTGCCTGCGGTAGTGGCGGCGGAAAACAAACTGGCGGCAGTGGTGATGTTTCTACTAAGCCTATCGTTTTAAGACTTGCATCTGATGCCCCGCTAGAACACATTGCTACTGGTCTAAACAATGAACTTGCTGAAATCGTTAAGGAAAGAACTGAGGGAAGAGTTGAAATTAAATACTTCCCAGCAAGCCAGTTAGGTGGATATGAAACCGTTTACGAAGAAATCATAAGAGGTACTATCGATGCTGCACAAATAACGATTCCAGATGCTTTAGACGCAAGGCTTGGAGCTGCTTATGTTCCATACTACGCTAAGAGCTTTGATGAAGCAAAAATCCTTTACGCTCCAGATTCTTATCTTGCTAAAGAAATGGGCAAATTAACAGATGAAAACGATGTTAGATTCCTTGGATTTGTGCTTGAAGGATTTATTGGTCAAGCTTTTGTAACAGAACCAACTGACATGTTTACTCCAGGGGTAAACAAAGGGGTTAAAACCAGAAGTCCTGGCATGGTTACTTTCCGAATACCACAGGAAGATCTTGGTTTCATTCCGATTACCGTTCCGTACGCAGAGGTGCCTACAGCTATTCAAACAAAAGTTGTTGATGGTTGGGTAGGTGGAACACCAAATATCAACTATGCATGGGTTGGTGAAGTAATCAATTACATGTATGTAAACTATTTGCATGCAGAAGCAACAAGCTATGTTATGAGTGAAAAAACTCTTGAAAAGCTTTCCCCTGAAGATGCTGAAATTGTTGTGGCAGCATTCAACGAACAAAGTGAAAAAAGCTTTACTTTAGCACAAGAAAATGAAGAAAACTACAAGAAAAAATTAGCTGATGATTATGGCGTTGAAGTTATTGAATTCACTGATGAACAAATAGACACTTATGCAGATTTTGTTAGAGAAACTACTTGGCCTAAGCTTGAAGAGCAATTGACTAAAGAATTAATGGATGGTATGAGAGCTGAAGTTGAAAAACTTAAATAA
- a CDS encoding sensor histidine kinase — MIYFSQSYILLFILIIFVSTISLLYFYIFSRNHEKYIHFWGLSWIMYALGLISNIFLVSEPFHIPIIGFKQMCDLLNSLFLLMGTYYFIGKKFPSYWIQFTIVNIIWIALAVYYELSFVTVTLLSSAFFNIIAIVTGVMLFRFWKVNFLGKFIVISIFFIWGIHKGSYPYLYTQFLNESLEYTTEIILANLLNFCIMLIYLQKIRQELVDREKLYRVLAENAQDMIYIYKLMPYPYFEYVSPSCEKIMGYKPEEFYQNPNLFFEIIHPDDKEFLNELFDPLSTFAEPLTLRWGHKSNNYVWTEQKTTFILEKEVGLTRIEGIIRDITERKKIEQSLELAEKSRRTMLTNISHELRTPITSIVGYTSAIKEGRYKEDQIEKYIDLIYKKSIFLQRLVQDLFQLTQYESGKISFNFSQISINEFVIDIIEKYRYDVLQNNRRFDVSFDKRDEFLDATIIVDIERIDQVCSNLIFNAIKFSPQQGLIKVELSRSADSLIILIKDTGPGIPETDKEKIFNRFFRSKFNKENYEGSGLGLAISKEIVEYHKGSIWVESEINKGSTFYFSIPIYIS; from the coding sequence ATGATATATTTTTCACAGAGTTACATATTACTATTTATACTAATTATATTTGTATCAACAATCTCTTTACTCTATTTTTATATTTTTTCAAGGAACCATGAAAAGTATATTCATTTCTGGGGCCTGAGCTGGATCATGTATGCCCTTGGACTAATAAGTAATATTTTCTTAGTATCCGAGCCATTTCATATTCCCATCATTGGTTTTAAGCAGATGTGCGATTTACTTAACAGCCTTTTTCTTCTTATGGGGACATACTACTTTATTGGGAAAAAATTCCCATCCTATTGGATTCAATTTACCATTGTAAATATTATTTGGATTGCACTTGCTGTTTATTATGAATTATCATTTGTTACAGTCACTCTATTGTCTTCAGCTTTTTTCAACATTATTGCCATTGTTACAGGAGTTATGTTGTTTAGATTCTGGAAGGTTAATTTTTTAGGAAAGTTTATTGTTATTTCAATTTTTTTTATTTGGGGAATTCATAAAGGATCATATCCATACCTGTACACCCAATTTTTAAACGAATCTCTTGAATACACAACTGAGATTATTCTTGCAAATTTATTAAATTTCTGTATTATGCTTATTTACCTTCAAAAAATTCGACAAGAGCTTGTGGATAGAGAAAAATTGTACCGCGTTTTAGCGGAAAACGCACAAGATATGATATATATTTATAAATTAATGCCATACCCTTATTTTGAGTACGTAAGTCCTTCATGTGAAAAAATAATGGGATATAAGCCAGAGGAATTTTATCAAAACCCTAATTTGTTTTTCGAAATCATACATCCGGATGATAAAGAGTTTTTGAATGAACTATTTGACCCATTGTCAACTTTTGCAGAGCCCCTTACCTTAAGATGGGGGCATAAATCAAATAATTACGTATGGACAGAACAAAAAACAACTTTTATTCTTGAAAAAGAAGTAGGACTTACCCGGATAGAAGGAATTATACGTGATATCACAGAGAGAAAGAAGATAGAACAAAGCTTGGAGCTTGCTGAAAAATCAAGAAGAACAATGCTTACAAATATTTCCCATGAATTGAGAACCCCTATAACATCCATAGTAGGCTACACATCAGCAATTAAGGAAGGGCGTTACAAAGAGGATCAAATTGAAAAATATATTGATTTAATATATAAAAAATCGATTTTCCTGCAAAGGCTTGTGCAGGACTTATTCCAGCTTACCCAGTATGAATCTGGAAAAATATCATTTAACTTTTCTCAAATTTCTATAAACGAGTTTGTTATTGATATAATTGAGAAATATCGCTATGATGTATTACAGAACAACAGAAGGTTTGATGTCTCTTTTGATAAGAGGGATGAGTTTTTGGACGCCACCATTATAGTTGACATTGAAAGAATCGATCAGGTTTGTTCAAATCTAATCTTTAATGCAATAAAATTCTCACCCCAACAGGGACTAATTAAGGTTGAATTAAGTAGATCAGCGGATAGCCTTATAATATTAATAAAGGATACGGGTCCTGGAATACCAGAGACTGACAAAGAAAAAATATTTAACCGCTTTTTCAGAAGCAAATTCAATAAGGAAAATTATGAAGGCAGCGGTCTAGGACTTGCCATATCAAAAGAAATAGTTGAATACCACAAGGGTTCAATTTGGGTGGAGAGTGAGATCAACAAAGGATCCACTTTTTACTTCTCAATTCCAATCTACATATCATAA
- a CDS encoding response regulator transcription factor — MAREKILIVDDEVEILELIKSYLIEEQFQVLTAQDAKHALTKIKTEPPDLILLDIMLPDIDGIELCLEIRKVTNAPILFVSCKSQEMDKVLALSVGGDDYITKPFLPYELVARIKAHLRRNRLAQQTDYTPTIIKYPGISVNLDSHEVYVNEELVTLSSKEFEILAILIKNPKRIYSTEQLFQMVWKMGGLDSDSRTIMVYISNLRKKIEKDPSNPKYIVNIRGVGYKFNASMYNEK; from the coding sequence ATGGCAAGAGAAAAAATCCTTATCGTTGATGATGAAGTAGAAATTCTGGAACTAATAAAATCATATTTAATAGAAGAACAATTCCAGGTACTTACTGCACAGGATGCTAAACATGCATTAACCAAGATTAAAACTGAACCACCTGATTTAATTCTCCTAGATATCATGCTACCTGATATTGACGGAATAGAGTTATGTTTGGAAATTAGGAAAGTTACAAATGCTCCGATTCTCTTTGTTAGCTGTAAATCCCAGGAGATGGACAAGGTTCTTGCCTTATCAGTTGGGGGAGACGATTATATCACTAAGCCGTTTTTACCGTATGAACTAGTGGCTAGAATAAAGGCTCATTTGAGAAGAAACCGTCTGGCTCAGCAAACAGATTATACGCCTACAATAATTAAATATCCTGGAATAAGTGTTAACCTGGATAGCCATGAGGTATATGTAAATGAAGAATTGGTAACGTTGTCATCAAAGGAATTTGAGATATTAGCCATACTCATTAAAAATCCAAAACGTATTTATAGTACGGAACAGTTATTTCAGATGGTGTGGAAGATGGGGGGACTTGATTCGGATTCGAGAACCATCATGGTGTACATTAGCAATTTGAGAAAGAAAATTGAAAAAGATCCTTCTAATCCTAAGTATATTGTCAATATTAGGGGAGTTGGTTACAAGTTTAATGCTAGCATGTACAATGAAAAATAA
- a CDS encoding DUF3311 domain-containing protein, with protein MLGVKRNKVKFRINMLLLGGFALIEFPGIFFINRIEPVIFGMPFIYSFVLIVWVYMCITLFYAYKKNWGEKDNK; from the coding sequence ATGCTTGGTGTAAAGAGAAATAAGGTTAAATTTAGAATAAACATGTTGCTATTGGGAGGGTTCGCCTTAATAGAATTTCCAGGGATTTTCTTTATCAACAGAATCGAACCGGTTATATTTGGAATGCCATTTATCTATAGTTTTGTACTCATAGTATGGGTATACATGTGTATTACACTTTTCTATGCGTACAAAAAAAACTGGGGAGAAAAGGATAACAAATAA
- a CDS encoding DUF485 domain-containing protein — protein MEERILHLIRKRKQLMGPALAVALLFYFLLPLSLTFIPNVMTQPSFIYNISWAWLYAFLQIPMTWFFCWLYHITAKKIERQMEGIDKEESI, from the coding sequence ATGGAGGAGCGAATTTTACATTTAATTCGTAAGAGAAAGCAGTTGATGGGGCCTGCTTTGGCTGTTGCATTGCTGTTTTATTTTTTGCTTCCTTTATCTCTTACTTTTATTCCTAATGTGATGACTCAGCCTAGCTTTATTTATAATATTTCTTGGGCATGGCTGTATGCATTTTTACAAATTCCGATGACATGGTTTTTCTGTTGGCTTTATCATATAACAGCTAAAAAAATTGAACGACAAATGGAAGGCATCGATAAGGAGGAATCGATTTGA
- a CDS encoding cation acetate symporter: protein MNPTYFLFLIYIIVCTLIITYWAAKRSKTTNRFYIASGSLTGFQNGMAIAGDFISAASFLGIVGMVAIRGYDGFLYSIGFLVSYLVVLFLVAEPIHRLGKYSLGDVICSRFPSEKMRLIMAFCTFIISILYMIPQLVASGFLLRLLLDIDYSISVIVIGGLMTIYVVVGGMIATSWVQIVKTVLLMSGTFLLTLIVFSHFNWDVAKLIEEVKTGTPLRENFFLPGNLFDNPLEFLSLQLALVLGTAGLPHILIRLFTVSNTFEVRRSLISATWIIGIFYLMTLVLGLGTVAFLGYDSLMVLDPTGNLAAPLLAKAVGGDFLLAFVSAIAFTTIVAVVAGLVISATTAFSHDIFHHILKKGKSTEKEQLRAARWSALGIGLISTLFALHLETINVTFLVSMTFIVAASSIFPVLLLTIYWKRFTQVGAITGMFTGLVASLLFVVLGPYIMNPNDGWIKAEAVFSLYNPGIITIPMGFLGAYLGTILSSKQSDSITEFNNFYIQSQTGIALRGEKKWKA, encoded by the coding sequence TTGAATCCTACTTATTTTTTATTCCTTATTTATATCATTGTTTGTACATTGATTATTACATATTGGGCAGCTAAGCGAAGTAAAACAACTAATCGGTTTTACATTGCTTCAGGGTCGTTAACAGGTTTTCAAAATGGAATGGCTATAGCTGGTGATTTCATTAGTGCAGCCTCCTTTCTCGGTATAGTTGGGATGGTTGCAATTCGTGGCTATGATGGTTTTTTATATTCCATTGGCTTTTTAGTATCTTATCTTGTTGTATTATTTTTAGTTGCTGAACCTATACATCGCCTAGGAAAATACTCCCTTGGAGATGTAATTTGTTCCCGATTTCCAAGTGAGAAGATGAGATTAATTATGGCCTTTTGTACATTTATCATTTCCATACTATACATGATTCCTCAACTTGTTGCTTCAGGATTTCTACTTCGATTACTGCTAGATATCGATTATTCTATTTCAGTCATTGTGATTGGGGGATTAATGACGATCTATGTCGTTGTAGGCGGGATGATAGCGACTTCTTGGGTACAGATTGTGAAAACCGTTCTTCTTATGTCAGGAACATTTCTTCTCACACTTATCGTTTTTTCTCATTTTAATTGGGATGTTGCGAAGTTAATTGAAGAAGTAAAAACAGGTACGCCTTTAAGAGAGAACTTCTTCCTTCCTGGAAATTTATTTGATAATCCATTGGAATTCCTTTCGCTGCAACTTGCTTTAGTGCTTGGGACTGCTGGATTACCTCATATTCTAATACGACTATTTACGGTAAGTAATACATTTGAGGTTCGCAGGTCACTAATAAGCGCAACATGGATTATTGGAATTTTTTATTTAATGACACTCGTTTTAGGCCTTGGGACTGTCGCATTCTTAGGATATGATTCGCTAATGGTACTTGACCCTACTGGAAATTTAGCAGCACCATTACTTGCTAAGGCGGTTGGTGGTGACTTCTTGTTGGCATTTGTTTCAGCGATTGCTTTTACAACCATCGTTGCAGTGGTTGCAGGACTTGTTATTTCCGCCACAACTGCTTTTTCCCATGATATTTTCCATCATATCTTGAAAAAAGGGAAATCAACAGAAAAGGAGCAATTGAGGGCAGCACGATGGTCGGCCTTAGGAATCGGATTGATTTCCACCTTATTTGCGTTACATTTGGAGACCATTAATGTAACATTTCTCGTTTCGATGACTTTTATTGTTGCCGCATCAAGTATTTTCCCGGTTCTTTTATTAACTATTTATTGGAAGCGCTTTACTCAAGTGGGAGCCATTACGGGTATGTTTACTGGTCTAGTTGCTTCTTTATTATTCGTTGTTTTAGGTCCTTACATTATGAATCCAAATGATGGATGGATTAAAGCAGAGGCTGTGTTTTCGCTATATAATCCAGGTATTATAACAATTCCAATGGGCTTTCTAGGTGCATATTTGGGAACCATTCTTTCAAGCAAGCAATCCGATTCAATAACAGAATTTAACAATTTTTATATTCAATCGCAGACCGGCATTGCCTTAAGGGGAGAAAAGAAATGGAAAGCTTAA
- a CDS encoding LytS/YhcK type 5TM receptor domain-containing protein, with translation MESLTIILFERLGLLLIIAFVMTRTPGFRSLVYRNYSVKMSIVHALVFGLFGIASTVTGIVIHEDGVISHQLVIFPVEDHHLIVSLSLVAIVIAGLLGGPTLGFWAGVITGIHLLFVGGVGGVANSLVNPISGLLAGLTARFFSNERVISPLKALFIGVFPPVLHMQLLLIMYTDRLDMITLVNTIGLPLVLSNSTAIAIFTAMIGIVLREQENEAALASKQALTIAKEALPFLKKDSPIDVANGLAKLLYSRLRLAAVSITDQKEVLAHKGLGEEHHLFGDSITAHPAQKSINLKKIQVTHVKSDLMCTHKNCSLEAAIFIPIIEDDHVTYLIAFYFRKAEHISPVEMMMAQGLGQFISDQLNMLGAEKLKAHIRDAELRNLQAQINPHFLFNTLQLIAGLFRENPLKARLLTLQLASYMRFNLRLVSKSLVELEKECDHAEAYTSIIQERFKGRLQIDFIKPADLSNIYIPPSSIQPLIENSVQHGLKNVTDGAKIEIIIEKENGRLAVQVRDNGSGFPKHILPIVSLQPLVSHNNGGTGIYNVNQRLVHLLGDSARLHIRNLSQGGSEVKFSIPISNQFEEEQVMG, from the coding sequence ATGGAAAGCTTAACGATTATTTTGTTTGAACGTTTGGGACTACTTCTTATTATTGCATTTGTGATGACACGGACCCCTGGTTTCAGGTCATTGGTGTACCGCAATTATAGTGTGAAGATGTCGATCGTTCATGCATTGGTGTTTGGCTTATTTGGAATAGCAAGTACGGTTACTGGGATTGTCATACATGAGGATGGAGTCATCAGTCATCAGTTAGTTATTTTTCCAGTAGAGGATCATCACTTAATTGTTAGCTTAAGCCTTGTTGCGATTGTGATTGCCGGTTTATTAGGTGGGCCGACACTTGGTTTTTGGGCAGGGGTTATTACTGGAATCCATCTGCTATTTGTTGGTGGTGTTGGGGGAGTGGCGAATAGCCTTGTCAATCCTATTTCAGGTTTACTGGCAGGGTTAACAGCAAGGTTTTTTTCCAACGAACGTGTTATCTCTCCATTGAAGGCCCTATTTATTGGGGTTTTTCCTCCAGTTTTACATATGCAATTATTACTCATTATGTACACAGATCGGCTAGATATGATTACACTTGTCAATACGATTGGCTTACCACTTGTATTATCGAATAGTACAGCGATTGCAATTTTTACAGCGATGATCGGAATTGTTTTACGAGAACAAGAAAATGAGGCAGCGCTAGCATCGAAACAAGCATTAACCATTGCTAAAGAGGCACTTCCTTTTTTAAAAAAAGACTCTCCTATTGACGTTGCGAATGGCTTAGCAAAATTATTATATAGTCGCCTGAGGCTTGCTGCAGTTTCCATTACAGATCAAAAGGAGGTCTTAGCCCATAAAGGATTGGGTGAAGAGCATCATCTTTTTGGTGATTCAATTACGGCACATCCAGCACAAAAGTCGATTAATTTGAAAAAAATTCAGGTTACACACGTGAAATCAGATTTAATGTGTACTCATAAAAATTGCAGCCTAGAGGCAGCTATTTTCATTCCAATAATAGAAGATGATCATGTAACGTATCTTATTGCTTTCTATTTCCGTAAAGCAGAGCATATTTCTCCTGTTGAAATGATGATGGCACAAGGGCTAGGACAATTTATTTCAGACCAATTGAACATGCTTGGGGCGGAAAAACTAAAGGCACATATCCGAGATGCAGAGTTAAGGAATTTACAAGCACAAATCAATCCGCACTTTTTGTTTAATACTCTTCAATTAATTGCTGGTTTGTTTCGGGAAAATCCATTGAAGGCTCGTCTCTTAACACTGCAATTAGCAAGTTATATGAGGTTTAATTTACGTTTAGTATCGAAATCATTGGTTGAACTTGAAAAAGAGTGTGACCATGCTGAAGCCTATACTTCTATTATTCAAGAACGATTTAAAGGAAGATTACAAATTGATTTTATAAAGCCAGCTGATCTTTCAAATATTTATATTCCGCCATCGAGCATTCAGCCATTGATTGAAAATTCGGTTCAACATGGTTTAAAGAATGTAACAGATGGTGCAAAGATTGAAATTATAATAGAAAAAGAGAATGGGAGGCTTGCCGTTCAAGTTCGGGATAACGGCAGCGGTTTTCCTAAACATATTTTACCGATAGTAAGTCTGCAACCATTAGTAAGTCATAATAATGGTGGGACAGGTATTTATAATGTGAACCAACGATTAGTCCATTTATTAGGAGATTCGGCGAGATTGCATATTCGAAATTTGTCCCAAGGGGGAAGTGAAGTGAAGTTTTCGATTCCAATTTCAAATCAATTTGAAGAGGAGCAGGTGATGGGATGA
- a CDS encoding LytTR family DNA-binding domain-containing protein, which translates to MNIHAMIAEDEMMARKELLYLLKEEKGVILTPHAETGEQLIELYSEHRPDVIFLDVEMPGLTGIEAARFILKQETARIPLFVFTTAYDEYAMDAFEVEAVDYLLKPYDETRFRRTMNRIRKSMMNRKNSSEATEKKVQTIVSKMLIDDGERMVVVSPDSIYYAVPNKRFLEIHTEDKVIMSRMTLQDLEDQLAGHLFFRAHRSYLVNLNHVLEITPWFNGTSNLTLKDKNRTKIPVSRSASKTIFEIFKG; encoded by the coding sequence ATGAATATTCATGCGATGATAGCTGAAGATGAAATGATGGCAAGAAAGGAATTGCTCTATTTATTGAAAGAAGAGAAGGGAGTGATCCTTACTCCACACGCGGAGACGGGTGAACAATTAATTGAGTTATATTCTGAACATCGGCCGGATGTTATTTTTCTTGACGTAGAGATGCCAGGTTTAACAGGAATCGAGGCAGCCCGATTTATTTTGAAACAGGAGACAGCCAGGATTCCTTTATTTGTGTTCACTACTGCATATGATGAGTATGCAATGGATGCTTTTGAAGTAGAAGCGGTTGACTACTTATTAAAACCATATGACGAGACGAGATTTCGAAGGACAATGAACCGCATTCGCAAAAGTATGATGAACCGAAAGAATAGTAGTGAAGCAACTGAAAAAAAGGTACAAACTATTGTATCAAAGATGTTAATTGATGACGGAGAACGTATGGTTGTTGTCTCACCTGATTCCATTTACTACGCTGTCCCAAATAAACGATTTTTAGAGATTCATACCGAAGATAAGGTCATTATGAGTCGGATGACTTTACAAGATTTAGAGGATCAGTTGGCAGGTCATTTATTTTTCCGAGCACATCGCAGTTATTTAGTAAATCTAAATCACGTTTTAGAAATAACCCCATGGTTTAACGGAACAAGCAATTTAACTCTAAAAGATAAAAATCGAACAAAAATCCCTGTAAGTCGTTCTGCGAGTAAAACCATTTTTGAAATCTTTAAAGGATAA
- a CDS encoding DUF485 domain-containing protein, protein MAQRELITEKSVDYVKVESSQQFKQFLSKKNKFLVPMTVFFMIFYFLLPIFTSYTTFLNTPAIGDISWTWIFAVSQFVMVWVLSAIYVKKAGSFDKEAEQIIYEQLN, encoded by the coding sequence TTGGCTCAAAGGGAATTAATTACTGAGAAAAGTGTAGATTATGTAAAGGTTGAAAGCAGTCAACAGTTTAAACAATTTTTGAGCAAAAAGAATAAATTTTTAGTACCGATGACCGTGTTTTTTATGATTTTTTACTTTTTATTGCCAATTTTCACCTCTTACACAACATTTTTAAATACCCCAGCAATTGGAGATATTTCTTGGACATGGATTTTTGCGGTTTCTCAGTTTGTCATGGTTTGGGTATTAAGTGCAATCTATGTAAAAAAAGCAGGTTCCTTTGATAAAGAAGCCGAACAAATCATTTATGAGCAGTTAAACTAA